The following proteins are encoded in a genomic region of Ananas comosus cultivar F153 linkage group 25, ASM154086v1, whole genome shotgun sequence:
- the LOC109703746 gene encoding putative wall-associated receptor kinase-like 16, with protein sequence MDSALKLMARRMVFLLLMQLPVYQLAVLSSAAAAAAAAETTSGPIALPGCPGKCGNRQGAVDSFPANITMVMPYRFSNKRNKFTAIGCHTLAYIVGQNGQQFACGCASFCDSLTSPPNGSCSGIGCCQTAIPKDVDYFETRWGFPTNLAANITPCRFAMLVEEDSYNFSTSDLLGFVDRNQNGVPVVLDWAAGDLPCQAAKGSPNYACRSKNSYCYDSAIGTSYLCNCSEGYEGNPYLDGGCTDIDECNSGDRYPCHGTCTNLPGSYDCTCPKGTQGNPLYQNCTEIPDKFSLKDKLAVGACVGATIALALCFITIIELQKRRHIREKAAYFKQNGGQILHEEMTMRKVDTVRIFTENDLRKATNNFDKDRLLGSGGRGMVYTGILENDREVAVKKPRIVDEKNYRALTQKGAAEEDQREEFVNEIIILSRINHRNVVKLLGCCFEVPVPMLVYEFISNGTLFDYLHGENSASPIPLDARLKIAADSAEALAYLHSSTCRPIIHGDVKSLNILLDDNYEAKVSDFGASKLVPLDEDQFVMLVQRIRGYLDPECLHTHKLTDKSDVYSFGGVVLLELITRKKAIYMDGSSEKKSLASSFVSMVNQNKLQDIVDDQIREDGAMEVLQEVAAIAVQCLRTTGEERPPMKDVAEDLRRLIRFQQHPWGQKNPEEAESLLGSEPRSYSIASDAMMYQSQEDNMMLNIKGGR encoded by the exons atggatTCAGCACTGAAATTAATGGCGCGAAGGATGGTGTTTCTGCTGCTGATGCAGCTTCCTGTGTACCAACTGGCCGTGCTGAGTAgtgccgcagcagcagcagcagcagcagaaacaACTTCAGGGCCCATTGCTTTGCCGGGATGCCCAGGCAAGTGCGGCAAC CGGCAAGGCGCGGTGGATAGTTTTCCTGCTAACATCACAATGGTCATGCCATATCGGTTCTCGAACAAGCGCAACAAGTTCACTGCAATTGGCTGCCACACCCTAGCATATATCGTCGGTCAGAACGGCCAACAGTTTGCTTGCGGGTGCGCCTCATTCTGCGATAGCCTCACAAGTCCCCCGAATGGCTCGTGCTCGGGGATAGGCTGCTGCCAGACGGCTATACCCAAGGACGTCGACTACTTTGAGACGCGGTGGGGGTTCCCCACCAATCTGGCCGCGAACATCACTCCCTGTCGCTTCGCAATGCTGGTGGAGGAGGACTCGTACAATTTCAGTACATCCGACCTCCTCGGTTTCGTCGACAGAAACCAGAATGGGGTCCCTGTGGTGCTGGACTGGGCAGCTGGAGATCTTCCATGCCAGGCGGCAAAAGGCAGCCCGAACTATGCATGTCGCAGCAAGAACAGCTACTGCTATGACTCCGCCATCGGCACGAGCTATCTATGCAACTGCTCAGAGGGCTACGAGGGTAATCCCTACCTCGACGGCGGATGCACAG ATATCGATGAGTGCAATAGTGGAGATCGGTACCCTTGTCATGGGACATGCACCAATCTTCCGGGGAGTTATGACTGCACATGCCCAAAAGGCACTCAAGGAAATCCATTATATCAAAACTGCACCGAAATTCCAGATAAATTCTCCTTGAAAGACAAATTGGCTGTAG GTGCTTGTGTCGGTGCTACCATTGCACTGGCTCTTTGCTTTATAACAATTATAGAGTTGCAGAAGAGACGGCACATTAGAGAAAAGGCTGCGTATTTCAAGCAAAACGGAGGCCAAATACTACACGAAGAGATGACTATGAGGAAAGTCGACACCGTCCGCATATTTACAGAAAATGATCTACGAAAGGCGACCAACAACTTCGACAAGGATAGACTCCTTGGATCCGGAGGTCGCGGCATGGTTTACACGGGGATCCTGGAGAATGACAGAGAGGTCGCTGTTAAGAAGCCTAGAATAGTCGATGAAAAAAACTACAGAGCACTTACTCAGAAAGGAGCTGCTGAGGAAGACCAAAGAGAAGAATTTGTGAATGAAATAATTATTCTTTCCCGGATCAATCATAGGAATGTGGTTAAGCTGTTGGGTTGTTGCTTTGAGGTTCCCGTGCCGATGCTGGTCTACGAGTTCATTTCGAATGGGACTCTTTTTGACTATCTACACGGCGAAAACAGTGCATCACCAATCCCTCTAGACGCCCGCCTAAAGATTGCAGCGGACTCCGCTGAAGCACTTGCCTATCTACATTCTTCGACCTGTCGACCGATCATTCATGGCGATGTGAAGTCTCTGAACATACTATTAGACGACAACTACGAGGCTAAAGTATCTGACTTCGGAGCATCAAAGTTAGTGCCATTGGACGAGGATCAATTTGTCATGCTTGTTCAACGGATTCGAGGCTACTTAGATCCCGAATGCTTGCACACGCACAAGCTGACGGATAAAAGCGACGTATATAGCTTCGGGGGGGTAGTGCTCTTGGAGCTCATCACAAGGAAGAAGGCAATATATATGGACGGCTCGAGTGAGAAGAAATCCTTGGCATCGAGTTTTGTTTCAATGgtaaatcaaaataagctgcAGGATATCGTAGATGATCAAATTCGAGAGGACGGAGCAATGGAGGTGCTGCAAGAAGTTGCTGCTATTGCTGTGCAGTGTCTCCGCACTACGGGCGAAGAGAGGCCGCCGATGAAGGATGTTGCAGAAGACCTGCGAAGGTTGATACGATTCCAGCAGCATCCGTGGGGGCAAAAGAATCCTGAAGAGGCAGAAAGCTTGCTCGGCAGTGAACCGCGGTCATACAGCATTGCTTCAGATGCTATGatgtatcagagccaagaggaTAACATGATGTTGAATATAAAGGGAGGGAGATGA